The sequence GGCCCGTTCAAACATTTCATCAGTTGTCTCACTATTAGGAACTAAAAGGGGCTTAACCCCCCATGCCAGGGAAAGCTTTCTCATAACCCTTTCACATGGTGTTACTGCAATAATCCTGGCCAGGGGCCGGTATTTTGATACCATTCTGGCGGTATAGCCTGATTTTGTCGAGGTTATTATTGCGGTAGCCCCTAGTTCATGAGCAATAGCTACTGTAGCATAGCTGATGGCATCTGTTACCGTTTTAGCTGGGGCAAGCCCCTCTTTACCTTTTATTTCTTTGACCCGTATGGCCGATTCCGCCCTTTCGGCAATCTTTGCCATCATCTCAACAGATTCAACAGGATATTTACCCATAGCAGTTTCTCCTGACAGCATTATTGCGTCAGTGCCATCCAGGATAGCATTAGCCACATCACTGGCTTCCGCCCTCGTCGGCCGGGGATTTCTTATCATTGAATCGAGCATCTGGGTAGCTGTTATCACAGGTTTGCCGACCCTGTTACATTTTTCTATCATCATCTTCTGTATCAGAGGAACCTCTTCTGCAGGTATTTCAACGCCAAGATCCCCTCTGGCTACCATTATGCCATCAGATACCTTTAATATTTCATCAATATTGCCAACCCCTTCCCGATTCTCTATTTTTGAAATAATATTGATATGGGTAGCGTTATTCTCTTCCAAAACCCTTCTTATCTCCAGCACATCTGATGCCTTTCTGATAAAAGATGCCGCAATAAAATCTATATCCATTTCTATCCCGAAGAGTATATCCTTTATATCCTTTTCCGTTACCGCCGGTAGATTTATAGATAGACCTGGCACATTGACGCCCTTTCTATCACTTATTTCGCCTCCATTTAATACCCTGCAGATAATCTCCTTTCCCCTAATATCTTCTACTTCTAATTCTATTAAACCATCATCAAGAAGAATTAAGTTCCCTGCCCTCACATCCCTTGCCAGGTCTTTATATGTCACCGAAACCCTGGTTTTATCCCCAACTATTTCATCACAGGTCAGTACAAATTTCTGCCCTTCTTCAAGGTAAACCTTTTTCTCCTTAAAGGTACCAATTCGTATTTCGGGCCCTTTTGTATCAAGGAGAATAGCCACAGGTATTCCGAGTTCGTCTGCAGCTTTCCTTATCATCTCAATCCGCTTTCGATGCTCTTCATGGGTCCCGTGGGAAAAATTCAACCGGGCTATGTCCATACCTTTTCTTATTAACTCTTTTATTATTTCCAATCGCTCACTAGCAGGCCCTATGGTGCATATTATCTTTGTTCTCCTCATACGCACACCTCCTCGAAATTTTCTTGATTTTAAATAGAAAGGGTATTTGCTAATTCATAAATATTGAAATCGAATTCTTTCTTTTCGGATAATACCTTGTCGAGGTCAATAGCAACAATATCCTTGCCTTTTATTCCAACCATTTTATTCCTTTCCCCTTGTATCAGGAGGTCAACGGCTTTAGCACCTAACCTACTGGCAAGAATCCTGTCCATCGCTGTAGGAGTGCCTCCCCTCTGGATATGACCTAAAACCGTTACTCTTGTTTCAAACCCTGTTCTCTCTTTTATAGCCTCACCTATATCAAATCCCCTAGCAGCTCCTTCGGCAACTATAATTATACTATGTAATTTACCTCTCCTGTAACCTTTAAGTAGCTTATCGCATATCTGTTCTATATTGAATTTAACCTCGGGAACTAGAATAGATTCGGCTCCACCCGCAAGGCCTGATTCCAGAGCTATCCAACCGGAATCCCTGCCCATAACTTCTATAACAAAGGTCCGCTCATGAGAAGTAGCAGTATCCCGGATTTTATTTATAATTTCGATAACAGTATTTATAGCAGTATCGAAACCAATAGAATAATCCGTACAGGGAATATCATTATCGATTGTACCGGGAACCCCTATTACCGGAAATCCTCTTTTACCCAAATCCAGAGCACCCCTGAAGGAGCCATCACCGCCTATTACTATTAAACCTTCTATCCCATATTTTCTTAAGTTATCAATGGCCTTTTGCTGCCCTTCTTCTGTTTTAAATTCTTCACATCGGGCTGTAAGGAGAATAGTTCCACCCCTGTGAATTATATCTGCTACAGACCCTAAATTCATTTTTTTAATCTCACCATTTATAAGACCTAAATAGCCTCTATGAATACCAAAGACCTCTCTACCCATAAATATACTTTTTCTTACTACAGCCCTTATTGCTGCATTCATACCTGGAGCGTCCCCTCCACTGGTTAATACACCAATCCTTTTCAATTTATCTTCCTCCTGTCTATTTCAATATTTTTGTGGGTTAGTTTAATATAATGGAATCACACAAATTGGCATAAATATTAAAACATTTTTTAAATACCGGAAAAGCAGCTCAACATGTCAGATGTTCTAAAAGGATATTATGAGCTTCCTCTGCCTCCGATTCCAGAACCAGAATTTCATAAAAAACCTGTTTCTTTTTGCCGCATCTATTCACTTTCCTTAATTTAACTAACAAACCTTCATCCGAAAGGAGAACACGAATTTTATCTGCCATTTCTCTGTTCGGTGCCATATAAATGACTGTCCACATATAAGGGGCCCCCTTTTATATATCTCCAGACTCTACTTCGCCTTGTTCTGTTAAAATCTTTGCCCTTCCTCTTATTTTTATTGCTGAAGTATGTTCTGTAAACTGGGCTATCATTATCTCCCCTTTATCCAGCTTTTCGGTATGATGGAATTTGGTTTCTTTTCCCCTAGTTAAACCTATTATGGTAACGCCATTTTCCAGAGCTTTTATAGTAATATATTTACCATGAGTATAATTCCCACCATTCACTTTGATACCCCCTCTAAGGATTTCTTAAATGAATCCAAAAAGCTTTCTTTCATTTAACACCTTAAAATTTAAAACAAGAAGGCGGGAACTCATATGATGCATATTTATTATGATGCATATTTATTATATAAAGGATTCCCTAAAAAATTTCAATTATTTATCTTCACAATGAATTGGCGCATATTTTGTAACCAAAAATTCTCAGAATTGTCCATAAGGTTAATCAAAATTAAAATCACCCTAATCTATAGATCTAGAATTAGATTATGATATAATTTGGACGTTTTCAGTTCCAACCAGAGCAGCTAACTTATCAATTGCTTCATTTACAGGTTCTATCCATAAATCTGCATCTGCTTTTACAACATTAGGTTCTCCTTCAAGCCATATATACACGGGTATTCTTCCTGGATATTGAAGGATAACCTTTTTAAGACTTTCAAGGATTTCTGCATTATAATCCCTTTTCAATTTCATAAATACTTTACTGTCATCCGTTCTTTTAAAGGGATATACTTCTTCACATATTATTTTCCCCTCCTCCTCTTCTTTATAATTCACCCTCCCTTTTATTATAACAATATTGTCTTCTAGCAATAAATTTGAATATTTTTCAAATACCTTGGGGAAAATGATAACTTCTATCATACCATAAAGGTCTTCTAGAGTTAAAAAAGCCATAATATTATTGGTTTTAGTAGTTTTTTTACGGCATTGATGAATAATACCACAAACGGTGACACTGCTGTTATCTAATACTGCTCCTTCCCCTTCTGATGAAGCAATTTTTCTGCTATCTATAGTAGCTATCTTTTGAATTTCATCCTTATATCGGGAAAGTGGATGACCCGAAATATAAAAACCCAGGGTTTCTTTTTCCATTGAAAGGAGTTCATTTTTATCGAATTCCTTAATATCCGGGAGGTCATCCTTCTGAAATCCCTGTTTATCCTCTTCTTTCATCAGGGAAAAAAGGCTAATTTGACCGTCCAGGTTATTCCTTTTACTGCTTTGCACATTTTCCATAATCTTTTCATGGACGGCTAAAAGCTGGGAACGATAAAAACCAAGGGAATCAAAGGCTCCACACTTTATCAAGCTCTCAACGGTTTTTTTGGTTATTTCTCCTGAATCTACTCTTTGGCAAAAGTCTGTAAGGGATACAAATTTTCCTTTCCTTTCACGGGCTTCTATAATGGCTTTAATTGCATTTTTACCTACGTTTTTCACTGCAGCAAGACCGAAACGAATTTTATCCCCTACAACAGTAAAATTTATAAGGCTTTCATTTATATCAGGGGGTAAAACTTTTATGCCCATCCTCTTACAATCTTCTATATAAAATGAAACCTTATCGGTATTATCCATTACACTTGTTAAAAGGGATGCCATATACTCGACGGGATAGTGGGCCTTTAAATACGCAGTTTGATATGCGATAAGGGCATAAGCAGCAGTATGGGCTTTATTGAATCCATATCCTGCAAAATATGCAATCATATCAAATATCTCGGCAGCGATCTTTTCATCTATACCGTTATTTCTGCATCCGTTTATAAAAACCTGTCTTTGGGATTCCATAACATCATGTTTTTTCTTTCCCATAGCCTTCCTTAAAATATCTGCCTGTGCCAGTGTGAATCCTGCAAGTTCTTGGGCAATCCTCATGGCCTGTTCCTGGTATAGAATTATACCGTATGTTTCCTTGAGTATTGGTTCCAGCTTGGGATGTAGATATTTTATAGTTTTTTTACCGTGTTTACTGAGGATAAAATCACTGGTCGCACCGCTCCCTATAGGCCCCGGCCTGTATAAACCCACCACAGCAATTATGTCTTCAAAAACAGTAGGCTTTAATTCCTTAATGAGGCTCTGCATTCCGCTGCTCTCAAGCTGGAATATACCGCTTGTTTCTCCCCTCCCCAGCATTTCAAATACTTTCGGATCATCTAATGGGATCTTCATTATTTCTATCTCTTCGCCTTTTGTATGTTTAATAGTATTCAGGGCATCCCTTATAACCGTAAGGGTTCTCAAACCCAGAAAATCCATTTTTAAAAGCCCCAGTTCCTCAAGGAGGTTCATGGAAAACTGGGTTGTGACATTACCATCACTTATCTTTTGCAGTGGAACATATTCCGTTAAAGGGAGTTTTGAAATTACTACACCTGCTGCATGGGTAGATGCATGTCTGGGTAAGCCCTCTACCGCACGGGAGGTATCAATCAAATATTTAACCCTTTGATTTTCGTCATATATTTTCTTTAATTCAGGGTTAGCCTGAAGGGCTTTTTCTATAGTCATTCCCAGCTCAAAAGGAACCTGTTTTGCGATATAATCCACCTCTGCATAAGGAAAATTTAACGCCCTTCCAACATCCCTTATAGCAGCCCTTGCTGCCATTGTGCCGAAGGTTATTATCTGGGCAACCCTGTCAGACCCGTATTTTTTTGTAACATAATCTATTACTTCCTGCCTTCGTTCATAGCAGAAATCTATATCAATATCCGGCATAGATATTCTTTCGGGATTGAGAAATCTTTCAAATAAAAGGTTGTATTTTAACGGATCGATATTAGTTATATGCAGACAGTAGGCTACAAGACTTCCTGCTGCCGACCCCCTACCCGGCCCGACCATTATCCCATTTTCCCTGGCGTATTTTATAAAATCCCATACAATTAAAAAATAACTTGAAAACCCCATGTTCTTTATTATTCCCAGTTCATATTCAAGCCTTTCTTTTATTTGCGGGGTAATTTTTTCGTATCTCCTTTCCAAGCCTTCATAACATAATTCTCTTAAATAGGTATTTTCATCATATCCATCAGGCACATCATATTCGGGAAGGTGTAATTCGCTAAAATCAATTTCCAGATTACACCTTTCGGCAATCTTCAGGGTATTTTCTATTGCTTCAGGGATATAAGAAAAAAGTTCTGACATTTCATAAGGGTTTTTTAAATAAAACTCATCGGTAGGAAATTTCAAACGATTCTCTTCATCTACAGTCTTTCCTGTCTGAATACACAGCAGTACATCATGAGCCTTCGAATCCTGTTTTTCAAGATAATGCACATCATTGGTAGCAACCAGGGGTATTCCTGTTTCCCTGCTTAATTTAATCAATTCCTGGTTAATCAACCTTTGTTCTCTAATCCCATGGTCTTGAATTTCAAGAAAAAAATTTTCAGCACCGAAGATATCCCTGTACTTTACAGCTAATTCCCTGGCTTTTTCATATTTGTTATCTAAAATCAAGGAAGGTATTTCCCCTGCCAAGCACCCGCTTAATGCAATAAGCCCTTCTCCGTATTGTTCCAATACCTTTAAATCCACCCTGGGCTTATAATAAAAACCTTCAAGGAAACCTAGAGATACAATTTTTATTAAATTCTTGTAACCCTGTCTATCTTTTGCCAAGAGGACCAAATGGTACTGATTATCATCAATATTGGGCGACTTATCATACATAGTCCTTGTAGACATATAAATCTCACAGCCGATTATCGGTTTAATTCCTAATTCTTTAGCTTTTTTGTAAAATTCAATTACACCGTACATTACCCCATGGTCCGTTATGGCGATGCTGTTCATCCCCAGATCTCGGGTTTTCTTTATTAAATTATCTATACGGGCAGCGCCGTCTAAAAGGCTGTATTCTGTATGAACATGAAGGTGTACAAATTCTGGCAATTGCAATACCTCCTTACCTTTCAAAGACCTTCGCCGACATCAGGCCTTTGGCCACGATTGACCCATTGCTGAAAATTTCTATATCAACTTTTACGTTTATCCTGCCATAATCAATTATCCTCGCTACAGCCTCAATATTCTCTTCCAGTTGAAGGGGTTTTGTAAAATAGACTACAAAGCTCTCTGTAACCATATCCACTTTCTTCAGTTTTTTTATTATCCTGAACCCAGCCGTTGTCATGATGGTTACAAGGGCACCGCAACTAGTAGCCCCTAGGGGATTCAACATGGCGGGAATCGCTTTGCCTTTCAATTTCAAGCTTCCATCGTGCAAAACCTCTTCGGAAAAATTCGAGATAATCAAGTCTTCCATGGTTTCACCGATATGGGGTTGATTTTGCATCTGCTGAAAGGCCTTTATAACATCCTTACGGGTTACTACCCCTACAAGTTTCCTGTTCTTTACAACAGGTATTAATTCTATTCCCTCCCAGACCATAATATGGGCAGCATAAGCCACCGAAGCTTTTTCTGTTAAAGTTATCGGGTCCTTTGTCATAACCTTAAATATCGGGGTATCATTATCAACCCCCTCTATATCTTTTACCGTTGCAATACCCACCACCTTATCATCCTCATCTGTTATAGGAAAACGCCCGTGCTTTGTTTCTTTTACCAGCCTCCTGAAATCTGCAACGATATTCGTGCTTTTTAGGTGAACAGGATTTGTTACCATAACATCTTCAACAAGTATAATTTCTTTTTTAATAAGGCTCTTAAAAATCGCCTTGTTAATTAAGGTTGCAATTGTAAAGGTATCATAAGCGGAAGATATAATCGGGAGTTCCAATTCATCGGCAATTTTTATTATATCATCCCTTGTACCGAATCCTCCCGAAATCAAAACAGCGGCACCGTTTTCAAGGGCAACTCTGTGTGCTTCAATGCGATTGCCTACTATAAGGAGGCTCCCTGGTTCTATATACTGTTTTATATTTTGTATTTCCATAGCCCCGATAAGGAATTTATTGAGGGTTTTATGCAGCCCATTTCTTCCTCCTAAAATTGTCCCGTCCACAATATTTACTACTTCAGCAAAGGTTAATTTCTCTATTTGTTTTTTTTCGATTTTTTCAACTCTAACAGTTCCAACCCGGGGAATAGTATTAACATAACCGAGATTTTCAGCCTCTTTAATAGCCCTATAAGCTGTTCCTTCACTTACATCTATTTCCTGGGCAATCTGTCGTACTGAAATCTTCGTTCCGACTCTCAGGTTTTTAATATAATTTATTATCCGCTCGTGTTTTGTCATCATAAAAAAGCCTCTCCTAACCGATTTAAAACTTCTAAACATTTATTCATTTAATATCTTCTATAATATATAGCCTGTTCCTGCTTTAAGGAATTAATTTTTAATGAAAAATTCCCGTTTTTACTTTAACGGGAACTTTTTACCAAAGTCGCAGGATTCCTGCTTCATAGACCTCGCAACCCACTATCTCCACAGGCGTAAATTCGGGTAGTTCCTACCCTACTATTATTTTAAATTAGGAAATTGCATTGATTCAACCATTCCTAAGGGCAAAATGTTTCCTTGTATATAGCCATAGGATTACTCTTCTCCAAAGTTGCTATTTATAAGTTCAGATAATTTTTCTACAGCTTCTCTTTCATCTTCCCCTTTGGCAATTATTTTAATTTCCGTACCCTGACTGACACCCAGAGACATAACACCCATTATACTTTTCGCATTAACCTTTTTCCCCTCTTTTTCAATCCATATTTCAGAAGCAAATTTGCCTGCACTCTGCACAAACATAGCTGCCGGCCTTGCATGAAGACCTGTTTTGTTTTTTACAGTTACTGTTTTTTCATACACTTTTATTTTCCCCCTTCATTAATCTAATTTTATTAGCTATTTGTTCAATTTTTCTTAATCTATGGTTCACTCCTGATTTGCTTATGGGAGGAACAAGCATTTCCCCTAATTCTTTTAAACTTATGTCCGGATAATTTAACCTCAGTTCTGCTATCTCCTGTAAGGGTCGGGATAGTTTTTTTAGGCCTATATTATCCTTTATATAATTTATATTATTTATCTGGCGTATAGAAGCATCTATTGTCTTATTCATATTGGCAGTCTCACAGTTTACAAGACGGTTAATATTATTTCTTACATCTTTAATAACCCGAATATTCTCCATATTTAAAAGGGCCGAATGGGCTCCTATAATATTGAGAAGGTTAGATATCTGTTCCCCTTCCTTAAGATAAACAACGAAATACCCTTTTCTTTCAACTATCTTTGATTTTAATCCAAAGGAATTTATAAGTTTAGATAGGTCTCTGCTATATTCCCGGTTATGGCAGATAAACTCCAGATGATACGTTTTTTCAGGGTCACTAAGAGAACCTCCTCCTAGAAAAGCTCCCCTCAAATATGAGCGCTTACAGCAGTCCTTCTGTATAAGGAACTCATCTATTCCATAGTGAAAGTGTATTCCCTCCTGAAGGCTCTCATGAAGAATCCCCAGGGCTTCAAGGACCTTCTTTGAATCCATAAAAGGTGTTAACACAAGTATATAGATATTGCTCCTTTTAAGTTTTCTTTTTTTCCTTACCATCAATACCGGTGCTAAATTAAATAGCTTCTTTATTACTTTAAATGCAAACCGTATTATGTCCGCATTTTCTGTAACTATTTTTACCGCAAGTCTGTTTTTGCCTTTAATTTCAATACTTCCCGTCATTTTAAATATTGCAGATAATTCTGCCAGTTGACAGCATTTATCATCTACCTGTATACATGATAGTTCTTTTTTTGCTTTTGATGAAAAGGACATTTAATTCACTCCAGACTAAACCTTTTATTATTATACAGGATTTTCATATGGATGAAAACCCCTTTTAATTATTTATCTCTTTAAAATCCTTAAATTTTTCTTCCCAGAAATAAGTATCCAGGAACTTCATTTTATCACTACTATATTTCTTGTTAACTATTAATTTAATTATCCTTCTCGCCAATTTAGCTGAATCATGTCTTACTACCACTTCTCGATTTATAAAATCACCGCATATCACATCTTTCTGGAGGGCTTTTATATTTTCAATATCAGGTGCCACAGGCTCTGCTCCTTCATGTTTATATCTTTCAAGGACAGAATGCGGTACAGTTTCAGTATTAACTATAACACAGTCTATAATATCCCTGCCTCCGTATTCCATAATTGTTCTGACATGGTCTGAAGCTGTAAAATTGCTGGTTTCACCCCTCTGGGTCATAACATTGGTGATAAAGATTTTATAGGCCGGTGACCTCCTTATTTTTACAGCCAGTTCTTTTATTAACAGATTGGGGATAATACTCGTATAAAGACTTCCGGGCCCTAGGATTATAGCATCAGCTTCTTCTACTGCTTCTATTGCTTCCTTTAACGGTTTTGCATCTGGCGGGGTCATAAAAACTCTCCTTATCGGGGTTACTCCTTTTGAAACATTAGATTCTCCATGGATAATTTGGCCATCTACGGTTTCGGCAAAAAGTACAGCGTTATCTAGGGTTGCCGGAAGAACCCTTCCTTTTACAGCGAGAACCTTACTAAATTCTTTAACGGCCTGCTGGAAATCTCCAAGAATTTCGGTCATCGCAGCAATAAACAGATTGCCGAAACTGTGGTTCTTTAAACTCCCCGTCTTAAATCTGTACTGAAAGAGCTTTTCCATAAGAGGTTCTGTATCAGCAAGGGCTAGAAGGCAGTTTCTTATATCTCCCGGCGGCAGTATTCCCAGTTCACCTCTCAGGATCCCTGAGCTCCCTCCATCATCGGCAACAGTTACAATTGCTGTAATATTGCTGGTATATTCCTTTAAGCCCCTGAGAAGAACAGATAAACCTGTCCCTCCGCCTATTGCCACTATCTTTGGGCCTTTTTTCAGGTATTGTTTCTGGTAAATTATTTCAACCAGTTTATCGACATTTTTAGGAATCAAATATGCAATTATTGACCGAATAGTTTTTCTAATAGAAAAAACTAAAAGTATTACTCCAGCTACAAGAACAATTAGACCGAACAGTAAAGAAGATACCCTAGAGAAGATTTCATAAAATTTATAAATAATTAATTTATACTGATTTAAATAGTTTGTTCCGATAACAATAAAAAAACCCAGAATAATTAAGGTAAATCCGATAACACCGAGAAATACCCATCTCTTTATACCGAGACCCGGATACAGCCATTTTAAAAAACTCATTAAAGGTCATCTCCTCTATTTTCTTTGTATATGTCCCGGTGCTCAACAAGAACGCTGTGGTCCTGTTTTAACCTATCCATTAATGCTCTAGATATTGCAACGGACCTATGGCGCCCTCCCGTGCATCCTATTCCAATTACCAGATGAGGTTTACCTTCTTCAATGTAATACGGGATAAGAAATTCCAGCAAATCCTGTAATTTATCCAAAAATACCCTGGCAGCCGAGGTATTTAATACAAAATCCATTACTTTCTGATCATTTCCCGAAATATCCTTTAAACTATCAATATAATATGGATTTGGCAGAAACCTGACATCAAATACTAAATCTGCATCTAAAGGGATGCCGTATTTAAATCCAAAGGACAGGATTGTTATCATTATCTTTTCTCTGTACTTACCCAGAATGAACCTATTTTTAAGCTCTTCTTTTAAGCGACCGGGCGTAAGATTTGTAGTATCTATTATATGATCAGCTTTAGATTTTAGGTCATTCAGCTTCTTTCTTTCTTCCAGGATTCCTTCTATTACCCTCCCGGCGGGAGCAAGGGGATGATTTCTCCTGCTTTCTTTAAACCGCTTTATTAAAACATCATTGGAGGCATCTAAAAAAAGTATCTCATAACTAAACCCCTTTTCGCTAAGAAGCTTTAAGCTTTCAAAAAGGGCATCAAAAAAACCGCCACCCCTTATATCTATAACAAGGGCAACTTTATCGATAGGCCCGCTGGCCTGGGAACATAATTCGGCAAATTTAGGTATAAGAGCAGGAGGCAGGTTATCCACACAGAAATATCCCATATCTTCAAAACAGCGCATTGCCTGGGTTTTCCCTGCTCCCGACAAACCCGTTATAATTACAAACTTTATTCCGTTTTTTACCATTGCTCTTTCCTCCATTTTTTTATTGTTCCCTTTAACTTTTTAATCTTTTTTAGCATTAATTATATCAGTATGGGTTAGCCCTGTTTTTTCAGCAAGGGCTATACCCCTGGCCACATCACCTACATCCCGAGGGGTATGGGCATCACTATTTATAACAAATTTAACACCTTCTTTTCTGGCTATCTTTATATATTCTTCAGAAAGATATCCATGACTTGAATTAATCTCAAGGGCTGTCCCTCTTTTAACTGCTG is a genomic window of Koleobacter methoxysyntrophicus containing:
- the pyk gene encoding pyruvate kinase, whose protein sequence is MRRTKIICTIGPASERLEIIKELIRKGMDIARLNFSHGTHEEHRKRIEMIRKAADELGIPVAILLDTKGPEIRIGTFKEKKVYLEEGQKFVLTCDEIVGDKTRVSVTYKDLARDVRAGNLILLDDGLIELEVEDIRGKEIICRVLNGGEISDRKGVNVPGLSINLPAVTEKDIKDILFGIEMDIDFIAASFIRKASDVLEIRRVLEENNATHINIISKIENREGVGNIDEILKVSDGIMVARGDLGVEIPAEEVPLIQKMMIEKCNRVGKPVITATQMLDSMIRNPRPTRAEASDVANAILDGTDAIMLSGETAMGKYPVESVEMMAKIAERAESAIRVKEIKGKEGLAPAKTVTDAISYATVAIAHELGATAIITSTKSGYTARMVSKYRPLARIIAVTPCERVMRKLSLAWGVKPLLVPNSETTDEMFERAIEGALKSGYIKNGDLVIITAGVPVGVTGTTNLLKVHIVGDVLAKGTGIGHKAVTGRVFIAKTAKEANAIEEGDILVTTGTDREFIPAMERSGGIIAEEGGLTSHAAVVGLELGIPVIVGVEGATDKLPNGILITIDPVRGLIYKGKANIL
- the pfkA gene encoding 6-phosphofructokinase, producing the protein MKRIGVLTSGGDAPGMNAAIRAVVRKSIFMGREVFGIHRGYLGLINGEIKKMNLGSVADIIHRGGTILLTARCEEFKTEEGQQKAIDNLRKYGIEGLIVIGGDGSFRGALDLGKRGFPVIGVPGTIDNDIPCTDYSIGFDTAINTVIEIINKIRDTATSHERTFVIEVMGRDSGWIALESGLAGGAESILVPEVKFNIEQICDKLLKGYRRGKLHSIIIVAEGAARGFDIGEAIKERTGFETRVTVLGHIQRGGTPTAMDRILASRLGAKAVDLLIQGERNKMVGIKGKDIVAIDLDKVLSEKKEFDFNIYELANTLSI
- a CDS encoding glutamate decarboxylase, whose product is MWTVIYMAPNREMADKIRVLLSDEGLLVKLRKVNRCGKKKQVFYEILVLESEAEEAHNILLEHLTC
- the mtrB gene encoding trp RNA-binding attenuation protein MtrB; translated protein: MNGGNYTHGKYITIKALENGVTIIGLTRGKETKFHHTEKLDKGEIMIAQFTEHTSAIKIRGRAKILTEQGEVESGDI
- a CDS encoding DNA polymerase III subunit alpha; translated protein: MPEFVHLHVHTEYSLLDGAARIDNLIKKTRDLGMNSIAITDHGVMYGVIEFYKKAKELGIKPIIGCEIYMSTRTMYDKSPNIDDNQYHLVLLAKDRQGYKNLIKIVSLGFLEGFYYKPRVDLKVLEQYGEGLIALSGCLAGEIPSLILDNKYEKARELAVKYRDIFGAENFFLEIQDHGIREQRLINQELIKLSRETGIPLVATNDVHYLEKQDSKAHDVLLCIQTGKTVDEENRLKFPTDEFYLKNPYEMSELFSYIPEAIENTLKIAERCNLEIDFSELHLPEYDVPDGYDENTYLRELCYEGLERRYEKITPQIKERLEYELGIIKNMGFSSYFLIVWDFIKYARENGIMVGPGRGSAAGSLVAYCLHITNIDPLKYNLLFERFLNPERISMPDIDIDFCYERRQEVIDYVTKKYGSDRVAQIITFGTMAARAAIRDVGRALNFPYAEVDYIAKQVPFELGMTIEKALQANPELKKIYDENQRVKYLIDTSRAVEGLPRHASTHAAGVVISKLPLTEYVPLQKISDGNVTTQFSMNLLEELGLLKMDFLGLRTLTVIRDALNTIKHTKGEEIEIMKIPLDDPKVFEMLGRGETSGIFQLESSGMQSLIKELKPTVFEDIIAVVGLYRPGPIGSGATSDFILSKHGKKTIKYLHPKLEPILKETYGIILYQEQAMRIAQELAGFTLAQADILRKAMGKKKHDVMESQRQVFINGCRNNGIDEKIAAEIFDMIAYFAGYGFNKAHTAAYALIAYQTAYLKAHYPVEYMASLLTSVMDNTDKVSFYIEDCKRMGIKVLPPDINESLINFTVVGDKIRFGLAAVKNVGKNAIKAIIEARERKGKFVSLTDFCQRVDSGEITKKTVESLIKCGAFDSLGFYRSQLLAVHEKIMENVQSSKRNNLDGQISLFSLMKEEDKQGFQKDDLPDIKEFDKNELLSMEKETLGFYISGHPLSRYKDEIQKIATIDSRKIASSEGEGAVLDNSSVTVCGIIHQCRKKTTKTNNIMAFLTLEDLYGMIEVIIFPKVFEKYSNLLLEDNIVIIKGRVNYKEEEEGKIICEEVYPFKRTDDSKVFMKLKRDYNAEILESLKKVILQYPGRIPVYIWLEGEPNVVKADADLWIEPVNEAIDKLAALVGTENVQIIS
- a CDS encoding DRTGG domain-containing protein; translation: MMTKHERIINYIKNLRVGTKISVRQIAQEIDVSEGTAYRAIKEAENLGYVNTIPRVGTVRVEKIEKKQIEKLTFAEVVNIVDGTILGGRNGLHKTLNKFLIGAMEIQNIKQYIEPGSLLIVGNRIEAHRVALENGAAVLISGGFGTRDDIIKIADELELPIISSAYDTFTIATLINKAIFKSLIKKEIILVEDVMVTNPVHLKSTNIVADFRRLVKETKHGRFPITDEDDKVVGIATVKDIEGVDNDTPIFKVMTKDPITLTEKASVAYAAHIMVWEGIELIPVVKNRKLVGVVTRKDVIKAFQQMQNQPHIGETMEDLIISNFSEEVLHDGSLKLKGKAIPAMLNPLGATSCGALVTIMTTAGFRIIKKLKKVDMVTESFVVYFTKPLQLEENIEAVARIIDYGRINVKVDIEIFSNGSIVAKGLMSAKVFER
- a CDS encoding HPr family phosphocarrier protein, with the translated sequence MYEKTVTVKNKTGLHARPAAMFVQSAGKFASEIWIEKEGKKVNAKSIMGVMSLGVSQGTEIKIIAKGEDEREAVEKLSELINSNFGEE
- the whiA gene encoding DNA-binding protein WhiA, giving the protein MSFSSKAKKELSCIQVDDKCCQLAELSAIFKMTGSIEIKGKNRLAVKIVTENADIIRFAFKVIKKLFNLAPVLMVRKKRKLKRSNIYILVLTPFMDSKKVLEALGILHESLQEGIHFHYGIDEFLIQKDCCKRSYLRGAFLGGGSLSDPEKTYHLEFICHNREYSRDLSKLINSFGLKSKIVERKGYFVVYLKEGEQISNLLNIIGAHSALLNMENIRVIKDVRNNINRLVNCETANMNKTIDASIRQINNINYIKDNIGLKKLSRPLQEIAELRLNYPDISLKELGEMLVPPISKSGVNHRLRKIEQIANKIRLMKGENKSV
- a CDS encoding gluconeogenesis factor YvcK family protein, with the translated sequence MSFLKWLYPGLGIKRWVFLGVIGFTLIILGFFIVIGTNYLNQYKLIIYKFYEIFSRVSSLLFGLIVLVAGVILLVFSIRKTIRSIIAYLIPKNVDKLVEIIYQKQYLKKGPKIVAIGGGTGLSVLLRGLKEYTSNITAIVTVADDGGSSGILRGELGILPPGDIRNCLLALADTEPLMEKLFQYRFKTGSLKNHSFGNLFIAAMTEILGDFQQAVKEFSKVLAVKGRVLPATLDNAVLFAETVDGQIIHGESNVSKGVTPIRRVFMTPPDAKPLKEAIEAVEEADAIILGPGSLYTSIIPNLLIKELAVKIRRSPAYKIFITNVMTQRGETSNFTASDHVRTIMEYGGRDIIDCVIVNTETVPHSVLERYKHEGAEPVAPDIENIKALQKDVICGDFINREVVVRHDSAKLARRIIKLIVNKKYSSDKMKFLDTYFWEEKFKDFKEINN